From Lolium perenne isolate Kyuss_39 chromosome 5, Kyuss_2.0, whole genome shotgun sequence, a single genomic window includes:
- the LOC127301143 gene encoding uncharacterized protein produces MALTNLILTVVGVGAAVMLLRKDVKQSSAVFRRNIRHIKNWLEEESAATTSAERSVPKELESQAAKKDSAPKVDKD; encoded by the exons ATGGCGTTGACCAATTTGATCCTGACGGTGGTGGGGGTGGGCGCGGCGGTGATGCTGCTGCGCAAAGACGTGAAGCAGTCGTCCGCCGTCTTCCGCCGCAACATTCGCCATATCAAGAACTGGCTCGAGGAGGAGTCCGCCGCCACCAC ATCTGCTGAGCGATCGGTGCCAAAGGAGCTGGAGTCCCAGGCTGCCAAGAAAGATTCTGCACCCAAAGTGGACAAGGATTAG
- the LOC127301144 gene encoding GTP-binding protein BRASSINAZOLE INSENSITIVE PALE GREEN 2, chloroplastic, translated as MLSHARRLQPALRRILRASAAPSLPHLPSTPHPQIPKPFPLLRRHLSSSPPPPPTASPPPAVVSSTLPAVTAIANCPGCGIAMQSADPAVPGFFNLPSPKSPDYRARLAPVTDDDTAISASLKTGHLREGPDSSRDVDAAALTEAEKKSKVLVCARCHSLRHYGHVKRPDAEALLPDFDFVAAVGPRLASPSGARSLVLLLADASDFDGSFPRAVARLVAVASEAHHADWRRGAPSNLPRAVLVVTKLDLLPTPALSPDDVHAWAQSRARAGAGADLQLAGVHLVSAARGWGVRDLLHHVRELAGARGKVWAVGARNVGKSTLLNAIARCSGAEGGQGTLTEAPVPGTTLGVIRVDGVLGAQAKLFDTPGLLHGHQLTSRLTLEEQKLVQVRKEMRPRTYRLKAGQSIHMGGLARLDIEDLTVGSIYVTVWASPLLPLHMGKTENAASMMKDHFGLQLQPPIGEKRVSELGKWVRKLFKVSGDNWDKNTMDIAISGLGWYGISLKGEAVLGLWTYDGVDVVPRSSLVHERASIFEEAGFSVSKIVSQADSMTNKLKGNKKTNKKKDSKASSSPSAAPEPLEPAAVIDA; from the exons ATGCTCTCCCACGCCCGGCGCCTCCAACCCGCGCTCCGCCGCATCCTCCGAGCAAGCGCGGCGCCCTCGCTTCCCCATCTTCCTTCCACACCTCACCCCCAAATCCCTAAACCCTTCCCGCTCCTGCGCCGCCATCTCTCgtcctccccgccgccgccgccaacggcgtctccacctccggccgtggtCTCTTCTACCCTCCCAGCCGTTACCGCCATCGCAAACTGCCCCGGATGCGGCATCGCCATGCAGTCCGCGGACCCGGCGGTCCCGGGCTTCTTCAACCTCCCATCCCCGAAATCCCCCGACTACCGCGCGCGCCTCGCGCCGGTCACCGACGACGACACCGCCATCTCGGCCTCTCTCAAAACCGGCCACCTCCGGGAGGGCCCAGACAGCTCGCGGGACGTCGACGCAGCGGCGTTGACGGAGGCCGAGAAGAAGAGCAAGGTGCTGGTGTGCGCCCGGTGCCACTCGCTGCGCCACTACGGCCACGTGAAGCGCCCGGACGCCGAGGCGCTGCTCccggacttcgacttcgtggccGCCGTCGGCCCGCGCCTCGCGTCGCCGTCGGGGGCCCGGTCGCTGGTGCTGCTCCTGGCCGACGCGTCCGACTTCGACGGCTCCTTCCCGCGCGCCGTGGCGCGCCTGGTCGCCGTCGCCAGCGAGGCCCACCACGCCGACTGGAGGCGCGGCGCGCCGTCGAACCTCCCGCGCGCGGTGCTCGTGGTCACCAAGCTCGACCTGCTCCCGACGCCGGCGCTCTCCCCCGACGACGTGCACGCGTGGGCGCAGTCCCGCGCCCGCGCCGGCGCTGGCGCCGACCTGCAGCTCGCCGGCGTGCACCTTGTCAGCGCCGCGCGAGGGTGGGGGGTGCGCGACCTGCTCCACCACGTGCGTGAGCTCGCCGGGGCGCGGGGCAAGGTCTGGGCTGTTGGAGCCCGGAATGTGGGCAAGTCGACCCTGCTCAATGCCATTGCGAGGTGCTCTGGGGCAGAGGGCGGGCAGGGAACCTTGACGGAGGCGCCGGTTCCGGGAACGACCCTCGGGGTCATCCGGGTGGACGGCGTTCTTGGTGCTCAGGCAAAGCTGTTTGACACCCCGGGATTGCTTCATGGACACCAGCTGACGTCCAGACTTACTCTTGAGGAGCAGAAGCTTGTTCAAGTGAGGAAAGAGATGCGGCCCAGAACATACAGATTAAAG GCAGGGCAGTCCATACATATGGGAGGGCTGGCGCGTCTGGATATTGAAGATTTAACTGTAGGATCAATCTACGTTACGGTATGGGCATCACCACTTCTGCCACTTCACATGGGGAAGACCGAAAATGCAGCTTCTATGATGAAAGATCACTTCGGCTTGCAACTTCAG CCTCCTATAGGAGAGAAACGGGTGAGCGAGCTTGGGAAATGGGTGAGGAAACTGTTCAAAGTTTCTGGGGATAATTGGGATAAAAATACTATGGATATAGCCATTTCAGGTCTTGGCTGGTATGGAATCAGCCTGAAAGGAGAGGCGGTATTAGGGTTATGGACATATGATGGTGTTGATGTTGTCCCCAGGAGCTCCCTTGTCCATGAGAGGGCATCAATTTTTGAGGAAGCCGGATTCTCAGTTTCAAAGATTGTCTCCCAGGCAGATAGCATGACAAATAAGCTGAAAGGCAATAAGAAAACAAACAAGAAGAAGGACAGCAAAGCCAGTTCAAGTCCATCTGCAGCACCAGAACCTTTGGAACCAGCTGCGGTTATAGATGCTTGA
- the LOC127301142 gene encoding uncharacterized protein, with translation MMAVAGWWCWPLPAWLGSGAAWFVLLNVVVGAIFALSSRAQPQSPSPRRGSGITRRASSVLLQRLRSFSVFSSPSPGFHTDAALPEDSHATFRGTEEAGTSARAWSPSTPRAPTASAPARKEQDEDDVDSLSMDDVYALVQARRQQPPPTPTEEEAAGSEVDAKAEEFIRGFKDDLRQQRLDSIFNYTQMLKQRAAGRGTTPVAEPDTTDQ, from the coding sequence ATGATGGCGGTTGCGGGGTGGTGGTGCTGGCCGCTGCCGGCGTGGCTGGGCTCCGGCGCGGCGTGGTTCGTCCTGCTCAACGTCGTCGTGGGCGCCATCTTCGCGCTGTCGTCCCGGGCGCAGCCGCAGTCCCCGTCGCCGCGACGCGGGAGCGGGATCACGCGCAGGGCGTCGTCGGTGCTGCTGCAGCGGCTCCGGTCCTTCTCCGTCTTCTCCTCCCCGTCGCCGGGCTTCCACACGGACGCGGCGCTGCCGGAGGACTCGCACGCCACCTTCCGTGGGACAGAGGAGGCCGGGACGAGCGCGAGGGCGTGGTCGCCGTCGACCCCGCGGGCGCCAACAGCGTCTGCACCGGCGAGAAAGGAGCAGGACGAGGATGACGTGGACTCGTTGAGCATGGACGACGTGTACGCCCTTGTGCAGGCGCGACGGCAgcagccgccgccgacgccgacggaggaggaggcggcaggGTCGGAGGTGGACGCCAAGGCGGAGGAGTTCATCCGGGGGTTCAAGGACGACCTCAGGCAGCAgcgcctcgactccatcttcaactaCACGCAGATGCTCAAGCAGCGCGCCGCGGGCCGCGGGACTACGCCGGTGGCCGAGCCAGATACTACCGATCAGTGA